From a single Bremerella cremea genomic region:
- a CDS encoding glycosyltransferase family 61 protein yields MRLKFQPVKDLRNHLLQLWWQQSGVAVPRRSQCTLYRHLSRINGVALSSVEPAIQVRYPAWSMVGLVDDLPASTEEGESWQGEMVVDYPERIVTRVSGGSLFCRQGFVLTENQQEILDLNGDGFQQVFPFAGKEVFVPRPQRVPGRLLVLTNSCAQRNYYHWTLEIMSQLRLLKEAGIEFDWVAAPDRRPFVVPSLELLGIKPAQMIRMGRYTHLQADELVMLGRDGGYPHPRGITYLRDTMRDQPWSKFESSKRLRLYIPRSSCVSRRIVEEEKLVEALSVFGFQSVRLESLSVQQQIELFQQAEMVVAPHGAGLTNLAYCRPGTAVLEVSPTSRPCRYFHGLSHINQLRFRVYFGRSVRRLGQVGTEADIEIQREALLHEVQDLLAHVEQPLACTV; encoded by the coding sequence ATGCGCCTGAAATTTCAACCGGTCAAAGACTTACGAAACCACCTTCTTCAATTATGGTGGCAGCAAAGTGGCGTGGCCGTTCCTAGGCGTTCGCAGTGTACGTTGTACAGGCATCTGTCGCGAATTAATGGGGTGGCCTTAAGCAGTGTCGAACCTGCGATTCAGGTGCGTTACCCCGCCTGGTCGATGGTGGGCTTGGTTGATGATTTACCAGCCTCGACAGAGGAAGGCGAGTCGTGGCAAGGTGAAATGGTGGTCGACTATCCGGAAAGGATCGTCACCAGAGTTTCTGGCGGAAGTCTATTTTGTCGCCAGGGATTTGTTCTGACAGAGAATCAGCAGGAAATCCTCGACCTGAACGGAGATGGGTTTCAGCAGGTTTTTCCCTTCGCCGGCAAAGAGGTCTTCGTCCCGCGTCCGCAACGTGTTCCAGGCCGCTTGCTGGTGCTGACCAACAGCTGTGCCCAGCGAAATTACTATCACTGGACGCTCGAAATCATGTCGCAATTGCGGCTGTTGAAAGAGGCGGGAATCGAGTTCGATTGGGTCGCGGCCCCCGATCGCAGACCATTTGTGGTGCCATCGTTAGAACTGCTGGGCATCAAGCCAGCGCAAATGATCAGGATGGGGCGTTACACGCATTTACAGGCCGACGAGCTCGTTATGCTCGGGCGAGACGGAGGTTACCCGCATCCTCGTGGTATTACGTACCTACGCGATACGATGCGAGATCAGCCGTGGAGCAAGTTTGAGAGCAGCAAGCGGCTGCGGCTCTACATCCCTCGCTCGTCCTGTGTTTCTCGTCGTATTGTTGAAGAAGAGAAGCTCGTTGAGGCTTTATCGGTATTCGGTTTCCAAAGTGTGCGGCTGGAAAGTCTTTCCGTTCAGCAGCAAATCGAACTCTTTCAGCAAGCCGAAATGGTGGTCGCCCCGCATGGGGCCGGGCTGACCAATTTGGCCTATTGTCGGCCTGGTACGGCGGTCCTCGAGGTTTCACCCACTTCACGCCCCTGCCGCTACTTTCATGGTTTATCGCACATCAATCAGCTCCGTTTTCGAGTCTATTTCGGGCGTTCGGTCCGGCGGTTGGGCCAAGTGGGGACGGAAGCCGATATCGAGATCCAGCGAGAGGCATTACTGCACGAAGTTCAAGATCTGCTAGCGCATGTCGAGCAGCCGCTGGCTTGTACCGTGTAA
- the nusB gene encoding transcription antitermination factor NusB codes for MARRSRAREVVLQILYQEDLNPDADPGLADQFLRARLNQDENLIAFGRYLLVGTREHRKKIDQQLERFADNWSLRRMAATDRNLLRLGGFEILYSNTPARVAINEAVELAKRFGGKHSPQFVNGLLDRILKSMHAEGNA; via the coding sequence ATGGCAAGACGTAGTCGAGCGCGCGAAGTAGTTCTGCAAATCCTTTATCAGGAAGACCTTAACCCCGATGCTGATCCGGGGCTGGCCGACCAATTTCTGCGCGCCCGTTTGAATCAAGATGAAAACTTGATTGCGTTCGGTCGCTATCTGTTGGTCGGAACGCGCGAGCATCGGAAGAAGATCGATCAACAGTTAGAGCGTTTTGCCGATAACTGGAGCCTCCGCCGAATGGCGGCGACTGATCGTAACTTGCTGCGGCTAGGGGGGTTCGAGATCTTGTACTCGAATACACCTGCCCGAGTGGCCATCAATGAAGCGGTCGAATTAGCCAAACGCTTTGGCGGCAAACATAGCCCTCAGTTCGTCAACGGTTTGCTCGATCGCATTCTTAAGAGCATGCACGCAGAAGGCAACGCATAA
- the ribH gene encoding 6,7-dimethyl-8-ribityllumazine synthase, which yields MANIYTGTDYQASGLRVAIVVSTYNHSITDKLLTGSLETLASRGIDEANIDIAKVPGAWEIPLAAAVMARSEKYAAVICLGCVIRGETTHDVHINTQVSQTLGNLAIECELPVAFGLLTCNTVEQAISRAGGAVGNKGVEAAEAALEMMGLLRNLP from the coding sequence GTGGCGAATATTTATACTGGAACCGACTATCAGGCCAGCGGGTTGCGTGTGGCTATTGTCGTGTCGACTTACAATCATTCGATCACCGACAAGTTGCTTACCGGTTCGTTAGAGACGTTGGCTAGTCGTGGTATCGACGAGGCGAACATCGATATCGCCAAAGTGCCTGGCGCTTGGGAGATCCCCCTGGCGGCTGCCGTAATGGCGCGAAGCGAAAAATACGCCGCCGTGATTTGCCTGGGGTGCGTCATCCGAGGGGAAACCACCCACGATGTCCATATCAATACCCAGGTTAGCCAAACGTTGGGTAATTTGGCCATTGAGTGTGAACTACCAGTGGCTTTTGGCTTGCTGACATGCAACACCGTCGAGCAGGCGATCAGCCGAGCAGGGGGTGCCGTTGGCAATAAGGGGGTAGAAGCGGCGGAAGCTGCCCTGGAAATGATGGGACTTCTCCGAAATCTTCCTTAG
- the rho gene encoding transcription termination factor Rho yields MSNSPQSSGSSNNHSSDGRRSSRESSRRNYNNHNSYDDGPEPMSLAEQIARGKQRGETLGEEDDQIENLKHSEVHIAELQKMSMAELIEEARKENLEDITASRRQDLIFRILKERVKMSGLMYGEGTLEILPDGFGFLRSPDYHYLSCPDDIYVSPSQIRRFGLKTGNVVTGQIRPPKENERYFALLRVEAVNYQDPNVAAQKVFFDDLTPLHPDDRIRMETTPTEVSGRIIDLIVPIGFGQRGLIVSPPRAGKTIMMQNMAKSVLANYPDAYVIMLLIDERPEEVTDMERQVKGPNCEVISSTFDEPPSRHVQVAEMVIEKAKRMVEFGTDVVIFLDSITRLARAWNSECPPSGKLLSGGLDANALQRPKRFLGSARKVEEGGSLTIIATALVDTGSRMDDVIFEEFKGTGNQEIVLDRRMVDRRIWPAIDINASGTRREEMLMDPEEYRRVCILRRVLNEMNTPDAMEFLLGHMGKFKTNAEFLMSMNVP; encoded by the coding sequence ATGTCCAATTCGCCCCAATCCTCCGGTTCCTCGAACAATCATTCTTCCGATGGTCGTCGCTCCTCGCGGGAGTCGTCCAGGCGGAATTACAACAATCATAATAGCTACGACGACGGCCCCGAGCCGATGTCCCTCGCAGAGCAGATCGCCCGGGGGAAGCAACGCGGCGAAACTTTGGGGGAAGAAGACGATCAGATCGAAAATCTGAAGCACAGCGAAGTCCATATCGCAGAGCTGCAGAAAATGTCGATGGCTGAACTGATTGAAGAGGCTCGCAAAGAGAACCTTGAAGACATCACCGCCTCGCGCCGCCAGGACCTGATCTTCCGGATCCTGAAGGAACGCGTGAAGATGAGCGGCCTGATGTATGGCGAAGGTACGCTTGAAATTTTGCCGGATGGCTTCGGATTTCTCCGTAGTCCCGACTATCACTACCTTTCCTGCCCGGACGATATTTACGTCTCGCCTAGCCAGATCCGTCGGTTTGGTTTGAAGACCGGGAATGTGGTTACCGGCCAGATTCGTCCGCCGAAGGAAAACGAACGCTACTTCGCCCTGCTACGCGTTGAAGCGGTGAACTATCAAGATCCCAACGTGGCGGCTCAGAAGGTCTTCTTCGACGACTTAACGCCACTGCATCCGGACGACCGTATTCGGATGGAGACGACCCCAACCGAAGTTTCTGGACGCATTATCGACTTGATCGTGCCCATTGGTTTCGGCCAACGCGGGCTGATTGTCAGCCCACCGCGTGCTGGTAAGACGATCATGATGCAGAACATGGCCAAGTCGGTTCTGGCCAATTACCCCGATGCCTACGTCATCATGCTTTTGATTGACGAGCGTCCGGAAGAAGTCACCGACATGGAACGTCAGGTGAAGGGCCCGAACTGTGAAGTGATCAGTTCAACCTTCGACGAACCACCTTCCCGCCACGTTCAGGTTGCCGAAATGGTGATCGAGAAGGCGAAGCGGATGGTTGAGTTTGGCACGGACGTTGTGATCTTCCTCGATTCAATCACCCGCTTGGCGCGAGCCTGGAATAGCGAGTGCCCACCTTCGGGCAAGCTGCTTTCTGGTGGTTTGGATGCCAACGCTTTGCAGCGTCCTAAGCGGTTCCTCGGTTCGGCCCGTAAGGTCGAAGAGGGGGGCTCGCTTACGATCATCGCGACCGCCTTGGTTGATACCGGCAGTCGCATGGACGATGTGATCTTTGAGGAGTTCAAAGGAACCGGCAACCAAGAGATCGTGCTCGATCGCCGGATGGTTGATCGTCGGATCTGGCCGGCCATCGATATCAACGCGAGTGGAACTCGTCGCGAAGAGATGCTGATGGACCCAGAGGAATATCGTCGCGTCTGCATCTTGCGACGGGTGCTCAACGAAATGAACACCCCCGATGCGATGGAGTTCTTGCTTGGCCACATGGGCAAGTTCAAGACCAACGCAGAGTTCCTGATGAGCATGAACGTGCCATAA
- the coaE gene encoding dephospho-CoA kinase (Dephospho-CoA kinase (CoaE) performs the final step in coenzyme A biosynthesis.) translates to MKTIGVLGGIASGKSAATNILRELGAEVFDADKAGHRVLEMPDVKEEIRARFSAAVFDSQGQVSRPKLASLVFGDSAEHRQALADLEKISHPRIGRQLEESRNQARERRVSAFVVDAPVMIKAGWIDCCDHVLFIDASRETRLKRARARNWTENEFDNREATQEELDIKRQHADFVIPNEGDLFQLRDKLETFWRQQIATSSS, encoded by the coding sequence ATGAAGACAATCGGAGTTCTGGGGGGCATCGCATCCGGTAAGAGTGCGGCTACCAACATCTTACGAGAATTGGGCGCTGAAGTTTTCGATGCCGATAAAGCCGGGCATCGCGTGCTGGAAATGCCGGACGTGAAAGAAGAGATTCGAGCGAGATTTTCTGCTGCCGTATTTGATAGCCAAGGGCAAGTTTCTCGGCCCAAACTGGCCTCTTTGGTCTTTGGTGATTCCGCCGAGCATCGACAGGCCTTGGCTGACCTCGAAAAGATCTCGCATCCACGGATCGGGCGACAGCTTGAAGAATCGCGAAACCAAGCCCGCGAACGTAGAGTTAGTGCTTTTGTGGTAGATGCCCCTGTGATGATCAAAGCGGGTTGGATTGATTGCTGTGATCATGTCCTCTTCATAGATGCCTCACGAGAAACTCGTCTGAAACGAGCTCGAGCTCGAAACTGGACAGAAAATGAGTTTGACAATCGCGAGGCAACGCAGGAAGAATTAGACATTAAACGTCAGCACGCCGACTTCGTCATCCCAAATGAAGGCGATTTGTTTCAGCTGCGAGACAAGCTTGAAACGTTTTGGAGGCAGCAAATCGCCACTTCCTCATCGTGA
- the polA gene encoding DNA polymerase I encodes MMTKRTRQTSLGFDTHTSEEISEKSPIPTQQPQEETDPNDLRGKNVWIVDSHSLIFQVFHAIKPMTGPAGQPVAAIYGFARDMIFLLEKKKPDYLICAFDMHGPTFRHDLYDDYKVNRSEMPEELPSQIEGIRRLLDAMNIPVVESPGFEADDVLAAMAKVVDERGGVCTLVTTDKDCRQLITDNVRLFNVRKDAFYDAEALLGDWGIRPDQVVDFQAMVGDPVDNVPGIPLIGPKIAKELLNEFDTLEQVLDNVDKISGKKRKENLANGREKAMLSKVLVRLRDDVPIEWDWARFLVGPADAEACEAICNEYGFRTLPKQLEALSASVAGQGSKPVSQLQQDTLDYQTIETLDQLRELVKVLAEQKRISIDTETTHTSPRWADLVGISISWKPGIARYIPIQAPAEDVQLPLNEAIEILRPVLENPNVKKLGQNLKYDEIVFRGVGVQLAGIDFDSMIAHYLLEAGARSHGLDELARRYLQHDTVKITELIGTGKKQILMSEVPVEKVSYYACEDADIPLRLYEILSQRLDEEGLNDLFDDVEIPLIDVLVEMEYNGIRVDTERLDQLSRDYGQRLDDLEKQIYEIAEQPFNIASPKQLAEILFEKRGLPVIKKTKTGASTDAEVLEQLAKQDPLPQKIVEYRQYAKLKNTYIDALPNMICPKTNLVHTSFNQVVAATGRLSSNEPNLQNIPIRTKEGKDIRSAFKASREDWVLVCADYSQIELRVLAHYSKDQALLDAYQQNQDIHARVASEVYGIPLAEVTSSERRSAKAINFGIVYGQSAFGLAKSLDIEKDKAFGFIDAYFRKYPGVDDFMENTLQQCYKDGYVKTILGRRRKIDGVRSPQKRDPMARQLLMPERTAVNTVIQGSAADIIKLAMLRVHRALSVSGLASKLLLQIHDELVFEAPPEEVQALVKLISHEMVCAITLDVPLVVDVETGQNWAECEPFEIDS; translated from the coding sequence ATGATGACAAAACGCACTCGGCAGACGTCGCTTGGATTCGACACGCACACTTCCGAGGAAATTTCGGAAAAATCGCCGATCCCCACCCAGCAGCCACAGGAAGAGACCGATCCGAACGATCTGCGCGGCAAAAATGTCTGGATTGTCGACTCCCATTCGTTGATCTTTCAGGTGTTCCATGCCATTAAGCCAATGACCGGTCCGGCCGGGCAGCCGGTGGCGGCCATTTATGGTTTCGCCCGGGACATGATCTTTCTGCTAGAGAAAAAGAAGCCGGACTATTTGATCTGCGCGTTCGACATGCACGGACCGACGTTTCGTCACGATTTGTACGACGACTACAAGGTCAATCGATCTGAAATGCCCGAGGAACTTCCTTCGCAGATCGAAGGGATCCGACGGCTGCTCGACGCGATGAACATTCCGGTGGTCGAGTCGCCGGGCTTTGAGGCGGATGACGTGTTGGCCGCGATGGCCAAAGTGGTTGATGAGCGAGGGGGAGTTTGTACCCTGGTCACGACCGACAAAGACTGTCGGCAGTTGATTACCGACAACGTACGGCTGTTCAACGTGCGGAAAGATGCCTTCTACGATGCCGAAGCGCTGCTCGGTGACTGGGGGATTCGCCCGGATCAGGTGGTCGACTTTCAGGCCATGGTCGGTGACCCGGTCGACAACGTACCCGGCATTCCCTTAATTGGTCCCAAAATTGCCAAGGAACTGCTCAACGAGTTCGATACGCTGGAACAAGTGCTGGACAACGTCGATAAGATCTCTGGCAAGAAGCGAAAAGAGAACCTTGCCAATGGTCGCGAGAAGGCGATGCTGAGCAAAGTGTTGGTTCGGCTACGCGACGACGTACCCATTGAGTGGGATTGGGCTCGGTTTTTAGTCGGACCTGCCGATGCCGAGGCCTGCGAAGCGATTTGCAACGAGTATGGTTTTCGCACTTTGCCAAAGCAACTGGAAGCGTTATCGGCCTCGGTGGCAGGGCAGGGGAGCAAGCCGGTCAGCCAGTTGCAGCAAGACACGCTGGACTATCAGACGATCGAAACGCTCGACCAATTACGCGAACTGGTAAAGGTACTGGCGGAACAGAAGCGAATTTCGATCGATACGGAAACGACCCACACCAGCCCGCGCTGGGCCGACTTAGTCGGGATTTCGATCTCTTGGAAACCAGGCATCGCCCGCTACATTCCCATTCAGGCCCCAGCCGAAGATGTACAACTTCCGCTGAACGAGGCGATCGAGATTTTGCGACCGGTACTGGAAAATCCCAACGTGAAGAAGTTGGGGCAGAATCTTAAGTATGACGAGATTGTTTTCCGTGGCGTAGGCGTACAGTTGGCAGGTATCGACTTCGATTCGATGATTGCCCACTACCTGCTTGAGGCAGGAGCACGTTCGCATGGTTTAGACGAACTGGCCCGACGATATCTTCAGCACGACACGGTCAAGATTACCGAGCTCATTGGAACCGGTAAGAAGCAGATCTTGATGAGTGAAGTGCCGGTTGAGAAGGTTTCGTACTATGCCTGCGAAGATGCGGATATTCCGCTGCGACTGTACGAGATACTCAGTCAACGGCTGGACGAAGAAGGTCTGAACGATCTGTTCGACGACGTCGAGATTCCGCTGATCGATGTCCTGGTCGAAATGGAATACAACGGTATCCGTGTCGATACCGAGCGACTCGATCAACTTAGCCGTGATTACGGTCAGCGGTTGGACGATCTGGAAAAACAGATTTACGAGATCGCCGAGCAACCGTTCAATATCGCTTCGCCGAAACAGTTGGCTGAGATCTTATTTGAAAAACGAGGGCTTCCGGTCATCAAGAAGACCAAAACAGGGGCCTCGACCGATGCCGAAGTACTGGAGCAACTAGCCAAGCAAGATCCGCTACCGCAAAAGATCGTCGAGTATCGTCAGTACGCCAAGCTGAAGAATACCTATATCGACGCTCTACCGAATATGATCTGCCCGAAGACCAATTTGGTTCACACTTCGTTCAATCAAGTGGTCGCGGCAACAGGGCGGCTTAGCTCGAACGAGCCGAACTTGCAGAACATTCCGATCCGCACCAAAGAAGGGAAAGACATTCGCTCGGCGTTCAAGGCCAGCCGCGAAGATTGGGTTTTGGTTTGTGCAGACTATTCGCAGATCGAACTGCGTGTGTTGGCACATTACAGCAAAGACCAAGCCCTGCTCGATGCGTACCAACAAAATCAAGATATCCACGCACGGGTTGCATCCGAGGTGTATGGCATTCCACTGGCCGAAGTGACTTCCAGCGAGCGTCGCAGCGCGAAGGCGATTAACTTCGGAATTGTTTATGGGCAAAGCGCCTTCGGGTTGGCGAAGTCGTTGGATATCGAGAAAGATAAAGCCTTTGGATTTATTGACGCTTACTTCCGGAAATATCCTGGCGTCGACGACTTCATGGAGAACACCCTCCAGCAGTGCTACAAAGATGGCTACGTGAAGACAATTCTTGGGCGTCGGCGAAAGATCGACGGTGTCCGTTCTCCCCAAAAGCGTGATCCCATGGCTCGGCAACTCCTCATGCCAGAGCGGACTGCCGTAAATACCGTGATCCAGGGATCGGCGGCAGATATTATCAAGTTGGCCATGCTCCGAGTTCACCGTGCGTTGAGCGTTTCAGGGCTGGCATCGAAGCTGTTGCTACAAATCCACGACGAATTGGTGTTCGAGGCACCACCAGAAGAAGTGCAAGCGTTGGTGAAATTGATTTCGCACGAGATGGTTTGTGCGATCACGTTGGATGTCCCCTTGGTGGTCGATGTCGAAACGGGACAGAACTGGGCCGAATGCGAGCCATTTGAAATTGATAGCTAG
- a CDS encoding YbjQ family protein, producing MIITTGNDIAGHEIVDYLGVVRGIVVRSTGIARGFIGGIRSIGGGNIPEYASVCEEARQHAYDLMVQHAREHGADAVIAVRYDATEFMQGSTEVLAYGTAVKIVRV from the coding sequence ATGATCATCACGACAGGCAACGACATCGCTGGCCATGAAATCGTTGACTACCTGGGAGTCGTGCGGGGCATCGTTGTCCGCTCGACCGGAATCGCCCGAGGTTTCATCGGCGGGATACGCTCGATTGGCGGAGGCAACATTCCTGAATACGCTTCGGTATGCGAAGAGGCACGCCAGCATGCTTACGACTTGATGGTACAACATGCCCGCGAACATGGTGCCGACGCAGTGATTGCCGTGCGCTACGATGCCACCGAGTTCATGCAAGGTTCCACCGAAGTTCTCGCCTATGGAACCGCCGTGAAGATTGTCCGAGTCTAA
- a CDS encoding HEAT repeat domain-containing protein: protein MPTGIEKTFQLFASTDNHAVVPVLVDALDSPYSDIRESALSSLLHQRHVVAQRAIVQRWRQFTQVQKSWIELSGISLEIALREMIHSSDPAEFSLGLEILGQVYEYELIPSLVMLVREGNQQYRDSAGITLINLAANLRKELRNSDEKVGSTEAVRGRAIESLGNCICHYEQHESLAILESFLVLATRENQLLREAWSNTKHPAHSSIIRMMRHSTRPEIIDLLIGTLNDMHPSIPVLNIIGLRHDPAFMSELTTRLQGTLSDETRRNLAKLSKVAWAEEHCKVLDKLNGLQQAAAVHMAMSTSIGSSRLYDLLVMMAGSGHSSGRLAALEELASYVDPQTNEMILEAVSDPNSSVRAEALRQLRPRGIPGAIKLLLQHLDSPQLVIQDTVRRALAEFNFPRYLAAFDKMNPEAQKNNGRLVRGIDTNTQRLLAAELTSEASSRRLRAIKIIEVMENHLDMEADLINALRHEDYFLRAEAANLLARCHSSAVVSALKEAMLDRNVRVRENAEASLRKIAGTKSTVAAVDPPTVTQ from the coding sequence GTGCCAACCGGAATCGAAAAGACTTTTCAGCTGTTTGCAAGTACGGACAACCATGCGGTTGTGCCGGTGCTTGTTGACGCGCTCGATTCCCCTTATTCCGATATTCGAGAGTCCGCGTTGTCCTCGCTGTTGCATCAGCGGCACGTCGTAGCCCAGAGGGCGATTGTGCAACGCTGGCGACAATTTACCCAAGTGCAGAAAAGCTGGATCGAACTGTCCGGTATTTCGTTGGAAATCGCTTTGCGAGAGATGATTCATTCCAGCGATCCGGCGGAATTTTCGCTCGGCTTAGAGATTCTCGGCCAGGTTTACGAGTATGAGCTGATCCCTTCGCTGGTCATGCTTGTCCGTGAAGGCAATCAACAATACCGCGACTCGGCAGGAATTACGCTGATAAATCTGGCCGCGAACCTGCGGAAAGAGTTGCGTAACTCGGACGAGAAGGTGGGTTCGACCGAAGCCGTGCGGGGGCGGGCAATCGAATCACTTGGCAATTGCATCTGCCACTACGAACAACATGAATCGCTGGCGATTCTCGAGTCGTTTCTGGTGTTAGCCACACGCGAGAATCAACTGCTGCGTGAAGCTTGGAGCAACACCAAGCACCCAGCCCATAGTTCGATCATTCGGATGATGCGGCATAGCACGCGGCCTGAGATTATCGATTTGCTGATCGGCACGTTGAACGACATGCATCCGAGCATTCCGGTGTTAAATATCATCGGCTTGAGGCATGATCCTGCTTTCATGTCGGAACTGACCACTCGGCTGCAAGGAACGCTTAGCGACGAAACACGCCGGAACTTGGCCAAGTTATCGAAGGTTGCTTGGGCAGAAGAGCATTGCAAGGTGCTCGATAAGTTGAACGGCTTGCAGCAAGCGGCAGCGGTTCACATGGCCATGTCGACTTCGATTGGGTCGAGCCGCTTGTACGACTTGTTGGTCATGATGGCAGGTTCCGGGCATTCGTCTGGGCGATTGGCGGCTTTGGAAGAATTGGCCAGCTACGTCGATCCGCAAACCAACGAGATGATTTTAGAAGCGGTCAGCGATCCCAACTCTTCGGTCCGCGCCGAGGCTCTGCGGCAATTGCGGCCACGCGGGATTCCTGGGGCGATTAAGTTGTTACTGCAGCATCTCGATAGCCCGCAATTGGTTATCCAAGACACTGTTCGTCGGGCGCTCGCTGAATTTAATTTTCCTCGTTACCTCGCCGCTTTTGACAAGATGAATCCAGAGGCGCAGAAGAACAATGGGCGTCTGGTTCGCGGTATCGATACCAATACGCAGCGTTTGCTTGCCGCAGAACTGACCAGCGAAGCGAGCTCACGACGCCTGCGTGCGATTAAGATCATCGAGGTCATGGAAAATCATTTAGACATGGAAGCCGATCTAATCAACGCGTTACGCCACGAGGATTATTTCCTGCGGGCCGAGGCCGCCAACTTGTTGGCCCGTTGTCACTCTTCGGCGGTGGTGTCTGCGCTGAAGGAAGCCATGCTCGATCGCAATGTGCGTGTGCGAGAAAACGCAGAAGCGAGTCTGCGGAAGATTGCCGGCACAAAGTCAACCGTGGCGGCTGTCGATCCCCCTACGGTGACTCAATAG
- a CDS encoding alkaline phosphatase family protein yields MADNVVLLSIPGLRASDVAHMPNLAALTKDGDQAPLVPSFPAVTLCVETNIMTGMLPIDHGVVANGWYDREKGEVELWTMGNEAIQRPQIWDTLKQHNPSLTSAVWFPMLSKRCQADYVCMPAPVHNPDGSESLWCYTRPTEYYGELLAAYDHFPLKFFWGPLASIPATKWIADTAVLTAKKHKPNFFYIYLPHLDYQAQKLGPDSEAAMKSVTELDGVLGELFAGLKEAYDEDVLILIASEYTIVPVDHVTYPNRVLREAGLLKVNDGEEGELIDYRGSDAFALADHQLSHIYVKDADEATIAKVAELFQGQPGIAEVLTGKDRGKYFLDHPRSGEVILVSTANSWQAYYYWLDDARAPKFARTVDIHRKPGYDPVELHVDMATRSIPLDATLVKGSHGAPAETDAQRGVLLSNQPGVYPETPMADTDVCDLVLRQFNI; encoded by the coding sequence ATGGCCGACAACGTTGTCCTTCTTTCCATTCCCGGACTTCGCGCTTCCGATGTCGCTCATATGCCGAACCTGGCTGCGTTGACCAAAGATGGGGATCAAGCCCCGCTCGTGCCTAGCTTTCCGGCGGTAACGCTGTGTGTCGAAACCAACATCATGACCGGGATGTTGCCGATCGATCATGGGGTAGTGGCCAACGGCTGGTACGATCGCGAGAAAGGCGAGGTCGAACTGTGGACGATGGGGAACGAAGCGATTCAACGTCCGCAGATTTGGGATACGCTCAAACAGCACAATCCCTCGCTCACTTCGGCGGTTTGGTTTCCGATGTTAAGCAAACGCTGCCAAGCCGATTATGTTTGCATGCCGGCCCCGGTTCATAACCCTGATGGCAGCGAATCGCTCTGGTGCTATACGCGGCCCACGGAATATTACGGCGAATTGCTGGCCGCCTACGACCATTTTCCCTTGAAGTTCTTTTGGGGGCCTTTGGCTTCGATTCCTGCGACGAAATGGATTGCCGATACGGCCGTTCTCACTGCGAAGAAGCACAAACCCAACTTTTTCTACATCTATCTGCCCCACCTCGACTATCAGGCCCAAAAGCTGGGCCCCGATAGCGAAGCCGCGATGAAGTCGGTTACGGAACTAGATGGAGTGTTGGGAGAACTTTTTGCGGGCTTAAAAGAAGCCTACGACGAGGACGTGTTGATCTTGATCGCCAGCGAATACACGATCGTTCCGGTCGATCATGTGACCTATCCCAACCGTGTGCTGCGTGAAGCTGGCCTTTTGAAGGTCAACGATGGGGAAGAAGGTGAGTTGATCGACTATCGCGGCAGCGACGCGTTCGCGCTTGCTGATCACCAGCTTTCGCACATCTATGTGAAAGATGCTGACGAAGCAACCATTGCGAAAGTTGCCGAGCTATTCCAAGGACAGCCTGGCATCGCAGAAGTGCTGACCGGTAAGGATCGGGGAAAATACTTCCTCGATCATCCCCGCAGCGGCGAGGTCATTCTGGTTTCGACCGCCAACAGTTGGCAAGCCTATTACTACTGGTTAGACGACGCGCGGGCACCGAAGTTTGCTCGGACGGTGGATATCCATCGCAAGCCAGGCTACGACCCGGTTGAATTGCACGTTGATATGGCAACTCGGTCGATCCCGCTCGATGCAACCCTGGTGAAGGGCTCGCACGGGGCGCCAGCCGAAACCGACGCTCAACGCGGTGTTTTGCTTTCTAATCAGCCGGGCGTTTATCCTGAAACGCCGATGGCAGACACCGACGTTTGCGACTTGGTCCTCCGCCAGTTCAATATCTAA